A single window of Garra rufa unplaced genomic scaffold, GarRuf1.0 hap1_unplaced_015, whole genome shotgun sequence DNA harbors:
- the LOC141315245 gene encoding SCAN domain-containing protein 3-like: MDRFVISTPRITISHSSASSETAGASPDVDDNKPAAEAPAKRKRDKSRKYSETYLKLGFTYKDTGGIELPVCVICSAVLSNESMKPSKLQRHLETNHGHLRDKPLEYFQANLRTFKGQQTIMRKSAKVGELALKASYQVALRIAQCKKPYKIAEDLILPAATDMCKTMFGNDDCVNKLKTIPLSDTTIARRIDEMASDVRAQLVEKLKQAEAFALQLDEATDVSKDAQLLAFVRFADGNEMKEEFLFCKQLPEFTTSSEIFKAIDEFFQEHDIPWAKCIALCTDGARSMAGLKSGLIALVEQVAPNVLWTHCMLHRESLAAKQMSGEFSDVMDSVVKAVNFIKRSALQTRLFASLRAAAGEEHTTLLYHSEVRWLSRGSVLSRVFELRASIHEFLLKHCAELAAKFSDNTWLTKLAYLADVFSELNRLNSSMQGRNAHAIQLYDKIDALLKKMKRWRERVKQGIFSMFPSVDDLGDSAVLSPQVTNLIVAHLEALEGQFGKYFSEAESWRKDKTWIQFPFKNNASDGSNLTVNEQDQLIDLSTDSTYRNIYETCPLAQFWISCQKDFPQLATKAMMSILPFATTYLCESAFSSLSYLKSKYRAKLQPESDMILCLATSISPRIDSLCVIHQGQSSH; this comes from the coding sequence ATGGATCGCTTTGTAATATCTACACCACGAATAACGATAAGTCATTCATCCGCCTCTTCAGAGACAGCTGGTGCAAGTCCAGATGTGGATGATAATAAACCCGCTGCAGAAGCCCCGGCCAAACGCAAACGAGATAAGTCCAGAAAGTACTCGGAGACATATCTAAAGCTTGGATTTACGTACAAGGACACGGGCGGCATTGAATTGCCGGTGTGTGTTATTTGTTCAGCCGTACTGTCAAACGAAAGCATGAAACCATCAAAGCTGCAGCGTCATTTGGAGACAAACCATGGTCATCTGCGTGACAAACCACTGGAATACTTTCAGGCTAACCTCAGAACTTTCAAAGGGCAACAGACAATAATGAGAAAATCAGCTAAAGTTGGTGAGCTTGCTTTGAAAGCGTCTTATCAGGTGGCTCTTAGGATTGCTCAGTGCAAAAAACCATATAAAATCGCAGAAGATCTGATATTGCCTGCAGCCACTGATATGTGCAAAACAATGTTTGGGAATGATGACTGTGTGAATAAACTGAAAACCATTCCGTTGTCAGATACAACCATTGCTCGGCGGATTGATGAAATGGCATCTGATGTGAGAGCGCAACTGGTAGAGAAACTGAAGCAGGCAGAGGCCTTTGCATTACAGCTGGATGAGGCTACAGATGTCTCAAAGGATGCGCAGCTTTTGGCATTTGTACGCTTTGCAGATGGAAATGAAATGAAGGaagaatttttgttttgtaaacagCTACCTGAATTCACAACAAGCTCTGAAATTTTCAAAGCAATTGATGAGTTTTTCCAAGAACATGACATACCCTGGGCAAAATGTATCGCGCTGTGTACTGATGGCGCGAGATCCATGGCCGGATTAAAAAGTGGACTAATAGCGCTCGTCGAACAAGTAGCTCCAAATGTGCTTTGGACTCATTGCATGTTGCATAGAGAGTCTCTGGCTGCGAAACAAATGAGTGGAGAATTTTCCGACGTTATGGATTCTGTCGTAAAGGCTGTTAATTTTATCAAGAGGAGTGCTTTGCAAACGCGCCTGTTTGCTTCTCTGCGTGCTGCAGCGGGAGAAGAACACACTACGCTGCTTTATCATTCTGAGGTGCGTTGGCTTTCTCGTGGATCAGTACTGTCGCGTGTGTTTGAGTTACGCGCATCCATTCATGAGTTTTTACTTAAACATTGCGCAGAGCTGGCTGCAAAGTTCAGTGACAATACATGGCTTACTAAATTGGCTTATCTGGCAGATGTTTTCTCGGAGCTGAACAGACTTAACTCTTCTATGCAGGGCCGCAATGCACATGCCATTCAGCTTTATGACAAGATAGATGCTTTACTGAAGAAAATGAAAAGATGGAGAGAGCGTGTCAAGCAGGGAATTTTTTCCATGTTTCCATCTGTGGATGACCTGGGTGATTCTGCTGTGCTTTCTCCGCAAGTGACAAATTTAATTGTTGCGCACTTAGAGGCACTCGAGGGGCAGTTTGGAAAGTACTTTTCTGAAGCTGAGTCCTGGCGAAAGGACAAGACGTGGATACAgtttccatttaaaaacaatgCATCTGATGGATCAAATTTGACAGTGAACGAGCAGGATCAACTGATTGATTTAAGCACTGACAGTACATACAGAAACATATACGAGACATGCCCTCTCGCCCAGTTCTGGATCTCCTGCCAGAAAGACTTTCCTCAACTTGCTACAAAGGCAATGATGAGCATTTTGCCTTTTGCCACAACCTATCTTTGTGAAAGTGCGTTCTCCTCCCTCTCCTACCTGAAAAGCAAATATCGTGCTAAACTGCAGCCTGAGTCTGACATGATACTCTGCCTTGCAACATCGATATCCCCCAGAATAGACAGCCTTTGTGTGATTCACCAGGGTCAGTCATCTCATTAA